From Methylococcus capsulatus:
GTCGCGTTGCTGACTTATATTGCAGGTATCGAAGATTTCCTGGACGAGCCCGGCTTTTTGGCATGGGCCGGCGCTACGCCATTCATCCTGCTGTTCGGGCAGCTTGCGGTCGGGCCGATGGTCAGGATCTATTTCCGTCGGTATGGTGCTCATCGCAAAGCGGTGATCGTCGGGGTGACGGAGATGGGAGTGAAACTGGCCGAGGCGATCCGGAACCACACTTTCCTGCGCACGGACGTCCTCGGGTTTTTCGAGGACCGGCCGGCGGACCGCACCGCGGACCCCGGTGACCTGCCGGTGCTGGGGCGTACCGCCGATTTGCCCGCGTTTCTCCGGCAACATGAGGTGCATGCGGTCTACATCACCTTGCCCATCGCCCGCCAGCCGCGGATTCTCGAATTGCTGGACAACCTGAAGGATTCGACGGTCTCGGTGTATTTCGTTCCCGATCTGTTCATGACGGACCTGCTTCAGGCGCGCTGGGACACGCTGGCCGGCATTCCGGTGATGGCGGTCTGCGAATCGCCTTTCATCGGGATACGGGGTTTGAGCAAGCGTCTGATGGACATCGTGGGAGCCACGGTGGCGCTGGTGTTGCTGGCGCCGGTCATGCTGGTGATCGCTCTGGCGATACGGCTGTCGTCGCCGGGGCCGGTGTTGTTCAAGCAGCGGCGTTACGGCGAGGACGGCGAGCCGATTTTCGTCTACAAGTTCCGCAGCATGACGGTTTGCGAGGATGGCGGCACCGTGATCCAGGCGAAACAGGGGGATGCCCGGGTGACGCCCTTGGGAGCGTTCCTGCGAAAGACTTCTTTGGACGAATTGCCCCAGTTCCTGAACGTGCTGCAGGGCACCATGAGTCTGGTGGGACCGCGCCCCCATGCGGTTGCGCACAACGAGCTTTACCGTGGGCTGATCAAGGGGTACATGGTGCGCCACAAAGTGAAGCCAGGCATCACCGGATGGGCGCAGGTCAACGGCCTGCGGGGCGAGACCGAGACGGTCGAGAAGATGGCGGAGCGGATTCGCTACGATCTGGAGTACCTGCGCAACTGGTCGCTATGGCTGGACCTGTGGATTTTGTTGAAGACGGTGGGTGTGGTCTTGAAGCAAAAGAATGCCTATTGACAGGCAGAGGCCGATCGATTCGCCGGACGTGCAATCTGACAGACAGGAGAATCGGGATGTCCCGGAAGATTCGTTCCGCCGTGAACGCGGCTTTGTCCTGCATTGTCTTGGCCCTCGGACTGATGGCCGGCTGGGGGGGCGTGGCAGGCGATGCGCCTTTATCCGGGGCAGGGGACTACCGGCTCGGGCCGGGCGATGTGGTGAGGATCAGTGTGTTCAACTATCCCGAGCTGGCCATGGAAACCCGGATCAGCCAGACGGGGAACATCACGTTTCCGCTCACCGGTCCCATTGCCATCGGCGATTTGACCGCCGCCGAAGCGGAAGGGCGCATCGCCGGCAAGTTGCGCGAGGGGGGGTACCTCAGTGATCCGCATGTCACCGTGGTGGTCTCCCAGTTCAAGGCCAGGGAGGTCGCGGTGATGGGGCAGGTCAAGAATCCCGGCAAGTACCCGATCGAGAAACAGAGCCGGGTGATGGACATGCTGGCCGCTGCCGGGGGTGTGACGACCGTCGATGCGGGCGATACCGCCACCTTGCTGCGTGCCAGCGGCGAGAAGCGGGTCATCGATCTCAAGGCTTTGTTCGACGGTGATCCCAGCCAGAATCCCGAGGTGGCGGCCGGCGATACCCTCTTCGTTCCAAAGGCGCCGCAGTTTTATGTCTACGGGGAGGTTCAGCGGCCTGGCGCCTATCGGCTCCAGCGCGGCATGACGGTCAGTCAGGCGATTTCCGCGGCCGGTGGACTGACGCCCCGGGGGACCGACACCTGGCCCGCGCCGATCGTCAAGCGGCGCGACGCCAACGGAGTGGAGCAAGAAACATCGGTGGACGGTTCTTATGTCCTGCAGCCGGATGACGTGCTGTATTTGCGCGAGCGGTGGTTCTGATCCATGAGCGCCAACCGGCTCATCCTGATTTTTCTCGCGCGCTGGCGGGTTTTCGGTTGGACGCTGGCCGTGACCGTACTGACCACGCTGGTGGCCAGTGTCGCGATGTCAAAAACCTACACCGCATCGACCACCGTCGTGATCGATTACAAGGGTGGCGATCCGCTGACCGGCTCGGCGTTTCCGTCCGATCTCATGGCCGGTTACCTCGCGACCCAGGTGGACATCATCGGCAGCCACGCCGTGGCGGCACGCGTCGCGGATGCGCTGAAGCTCTCGGAGGTTCCCGCTTACCGCGACCGCTTCGAACAAGTCGCTAGGAAGACGGGCGCTTGCGCGGTATTCCGGGATTGGGCGGCGGACAAGCTGCTGGAAGACCTGGATGTTTCGCCGTCGCGGGAAAGCGACGTCATCACGATTTCTTTCGCCGCGTCCGATCCCTCGTTCGCCACCGACGTGGCGAACGCCTTTGCCCAGACCAGCATCCGTGCCAATGTCGAACTCAAGCTGGAGCCGGTGAAGCGCCAAGCGGCCTGGTTCGACGAGCAGGTCCTGGCGTTGCGGAGCGCGCTGGAAAAAGCGCAGGCCGAACTGTCCAGCTACCAGGTCGCGCATGGCGTGCTCGCCGCCGGCGACAAGCTGGACGTGGAAACTGCTCACTTGTCCGATCTGTCCGCCCAGCTTGCGGCGGCGAAGGGCCAGATGTACGACGGTGAGGCGCGGGTCCGGCAGATGAGGGAGGCAACGGCGCGTGGCGGGGTGGACGCACTTCCCGATCTGTTGCAGAACCCGGCCTTACAGGCGTTGAAGGCCGAGCTGACGCGCGCCGAGGCCCGGCTCGCCGAAGTCGGTTCGCGCTATGACTGGAACCATCCGCAGCGTCGCGCCGTGGCGGCCGAGGCCGCCAGTCTGCGGAAAAAGCTTGCCGCCGAGGTGGCAAACGCCACGGGCGCCATCGAGCGCGCCGCCGAACTCGCCCGTCAGCGCGTGGCCGACCTTGAACGTGCCGTGGCCGAACAGCGGAAACGCATACTCGAACGGGGTGCCGAGCAGGACAAACTGAGCGTGCTCCAACGGGAGGTGGAGAATGCCCAGCGGGTCTATGATGCCGCGTTGCAGCGGGCGAGTCAGTTGCAGTTGGAGAGCCGGCTGGAGGGGACCAACATCGTCGTCCTGTCGCCGGCCGTGCCCCCGCTCAAGCCCAGCAAACCGAAGGTGGCACTGAATCTGGCGCTGTCAGTCATCCTGGGCAGCGGGCTGGGGCTGGCGTTCGTCCTGCTGTTCGAGTTCAAGGACAGGCGTATCCGTTCTGCGGAAGATGTCATCGACGAGCTGGGCCTCCCCCTCCTGGCCGAAATGCCTCCGGAAAGGACGGTGCGGCCGCGCTTCTTCCGGCTTGCCGTTCCGTCCGCCCTCCAGGGATGACAAGGACCTTCCGCGACGAATGCCATGAAAAATCCCCCTTCATCCGAAGGCCCGGCGTTGCCTCGCAGCGATGTCCAGTTGGGACAGCTCCTGCTGCATGCCGGGAAGCTCTCGGAAAAGGACATCGAGGCCATCGGAGTAAAGCAGAGGGAGGATGGGCTGAGGTTTGGCGAAGCGGCGCTGCGTCTGGGACTGATCAGCGAGGACGATCTGCGTCAGGCTCTGGCGCGCCAGTTCGCGCATCCTTGCCTGCCCGACTCGGATACCAGCGTCGATGCGGAACTGATCGCGGCCTTCTGTCCGCCGGGGCCGGAAGGCGAGGCGCTGCGGGACCTTCGCAGCATCCTCATGCTGCGCTGGTTCGATGGCCACCGGCGGCTGCTCGCCCTGACGTCGGGGCGGCCGGGTGAAGGGTGCGGCCGGTTGGCGGCGAATCTCGCCGTGGCGTTTTCCCAGTTGGGGGAGCGGACCTTGCTGATTGATACGAACCTGCGGGAGCCGGAGCTGCACCGTCTGTTCAAGTTGCGCGGCGACCCTGGCTTGTCGGGTGTCCTGGCCGGGCGCCACAGTCCGGAGAAGGCGACCAGCGGCATTCCGGCCCTCGGCGATCTGAGCGTGCTGCCGGCCGGTGCGCCGCCACCCAATCCCCAGGAATTGCTGAGCCGGGCGTCTTTCATTCGACTTCTGGATGCCGCCGCGGAGCAATACGACATCGTGCTGCTGAATACGCCGCCGGCGCTGGAGAGCGCCGATGCCCGAATCGTGGCGACGCGCGCCGCGGGCTGCATCATCGTGGTCCGGCGCGATGCGACCCGCCTCGGCGATGCCGCGGCACTCACGGACCAGCTTTCCGGCGCGGGCGTCGAGGTGCTGGGCGCGGTCCTGACCTCATGACGCCGCCTGGCATGCGCTGGCGTTCCGGCGTACCCCAGGGCTTGCGGGAGACGATGCCCGGTTACCGGCCTTGGGAAATCGGTCTCGTGACGGCCGTTGCCGTTCTTGCGGGCTGGCTTGCCTCGATCAGCCAGCCCATCGTTCTCGCCGTTTTCGTGGGCGGTCTGCTGAGCATCTTTCTTATGTCCCGGATCGATGTCGCGGTCTGGCTGTTGCTGGCCGGCACGCTGGTGGTCAACGGGGCTGTGCTCTTGATGTTTCCCCGCATGACCAAGATTTCCTGGGCCTTGTCCATGCTGGGCTTTTTTCTGCTGGCGGCCGGCCTGTTCCCGCTGTTGCTGGGGCGCTGGCGGGCACGGGTCCGGCTGCCCGGCTTCCTCGTGCTGTTCCTGGCGCTGGTGGCATTATCGGCAGGCACGTCGCTGCTGGGCCAAGGACCTATATTGGAAATTATGGCCGGCGTCAAGCGCTCCTACCAGATGCTGGGACTCGCCGTGGTGCTGGCGACGGCTCCGGTAACGCCGGTGTGGCGGCGCCATTTCCGCGCTTGGAGTGGGTTTCTTCTGTTCGCCGCAATCCTGCAATTGCCGGTCGCACTTTACGAAAGGATCGTTCTGGTGCCGCTTCGGGTGGGGCTGGGGGGCGGCATCGTTCCCATCGACATCGTGGCGGGGACTTTCGAGCCGAATTTCGAAGGCGGAGGAGAAAACGGAACCATGGTTATGTTCCTGGTCGTCTGCCTGGCCTATCTGCTGACCGCATGGCGGGAGCAGGTTTTGTCAGCCCTGTGGACATCGGTATTGGTGGTCGAGCTCGGCGTGCCGTTGTTCCTGGGAGAAACCAAGATTGCCTTGGTGCTGCTCCCTATGATGTTCCTCCTGGTGTTTTCGCGGGAAATCCGCCGCAATCCCGCGGTTGCCGCAGCGGCCTTGACGGCCGGGGCGCTTTTGACGGTCGCTCTGGCCTGGCTGTATTTCTCGGTGTTTACCATCCAGGGGAAGTCGCCGGAACAGATGGTACAGAACACGATCGACTACAATTTCGGTTCGGCGGGCTACTACGGCAACAAGGCCAGCCTCAACCGCACCACCGTCCTCACCTTCTGGTTCCATGAACATGGGCTGCACAATCCGGTCGAAACCCTGTTCGGGCATGGAATGGGTGCCTCCTATGCGGGGAGCGGCGCGCTGGTGGAAGGACACCTCAACCGGAAATACCCCGGCATGGCCATCAACCTGAATACGGCATCCACTCTGCTTTGGGACTCGGGCGTTGTCGGTACCGCTCTGTTTCTGGGCGTGCTCGCCACCGCCTGGCTCGCCGCGGGCAGGCTGCTTTCCCGCTGCGGGGACGGAGCTGAACGCGGCCGGCTGATCGCGTTGAGGGTCTGCCTTGCCGCCAACGCGTTTTCGCTATGGTATTCGAACAGCCTCATGAACAGTCCGAGCCACGAGCTGTTGTTCGCCTTCACTTTGGGTTATCTCGCCTGGCTGGTTCGGGCGGACCGGACGAAACCGTCCCCCGAGAACGCTTTGCCACGCCATGAACATCAGACTGCTCTATCTCACGCGTGAGCCGTTTCCCACCTTCCGGGTCGACGTGGCGACCCTGTTCGGCCGCTATCTGCCCAAATTCGGTGTGTACTCGGACGTCGTCGCCTTACAGGAAGGCGAGGTCGGCGAACATGCCTGGGAGGCGGGCGGGGTGTTCACGCGGACCGCCCGCAGCCGATGGGGCCGGATCTGGGCGCGGCTGATGCTTGCACTGGACTTGTTCCGGCTGGCGCGTGCCGATTATGCCGCGGTTCAGGTCCGGGACCGGATCGTCGGAGCACTGATCGGTCTTTGGGCTGCCCGGCTGTGGCGAAAGCCGTTCTATTATTGGATGTCGTTTCCTTTTCCGGAATACTGGTCGGAGCGCGGGTCGCCCGATCCTTCCAGGCTGGTCGGAGCCGGCCGGCGCCTGCTGTTCCGGCTGCGCGGGCGTCTTTCCGCCTGGTTGTTGTATCGCCGAGTCCTGCCAGCGGCGGATCATATTTTCGTGCAGAGCGATGCGATGCGGACGCTGCTGGCGAGCCACGGTCTGCCGGCTGCGCGCATGACGCCGGTGCCAATGGGGGCTACGATTCCCGACCGGATCGAGGACATCCCTCCGGCGGACGACCCGCGCTTGGCGGGCCGGCGGGTCATCGTCTATTTAGGGGCGTTGGAACGGGCGCGGCGTTCGGAGGTCATGCTCGAAGCGATGGCCGCCGTGCGCGACGAGTTCCCCACAGCCTTGCTGGTATGCGTGGGGGATGCCGAGGAGGAGATCGAAAGGCTCTGGTTCGACGGTTTGGTGGGACAACTCGGCTTGCAGGACCACGTCCTGTTCACGGGCTGGTTGCCGGGAGAGAAGGCGCGCCGTTATTTGCGGAATGCCGAGATCGGACTGTCGCCTTGCGCGCGTACGCCTTCTCTGGAAGTGGCTTCGCCCACCAAGGTCATTGAATACATGGCCTGGGGCGTTCCCGTGGTTGCCAACGACCTTCCCGATCAGGCCTATCTGATCGGCGAAACCGGTGGGGGGATTTGCGTGCCGCTGACGCCTGAAGGCTTCGCTGCTGGCATATTGCAATTGCTGCGGGACCCCGCGGCCGCGCGTCGCATGGGCGAGGCCGGACGGCGGGCGATACCGGCTTTGCGTAGTTACGAGGTGATCGCGCGGAACCTCGCCGGAAAATACCGGCAGTTGGCCGCAGGCGAAGCGCGATGAGCGATTCCGGCAACCCTTACGGTGCCGCCGCGCTCCGGCGTAGCGCATTTGCTTACCTCTCGGGCCGGGCCGTTTCCGCGCTGCTCACATTTTCGGCGTTCGCGCTGGCGGCCCGGGTTCTGCCGCTAGAGTCCTACGGGACCTACATGGCCGCGCTGGCGACCATGGAAACGGGGCTTGCGCTCTCGACGCCGGGGTTGGATTGGGTGGCTGCCAGGATACTTCCCGAGTACCGTCTGCATGCCGAGGGGAGGGCGATCGTAGGCATCATCGGTCGGCTCGCCGGGCTGCAAATGGCCTTCTATTTCTGTGCGGGCGCCGTTTTGTTCTTCCATGCCGAATCAGTCGCGGCACTGCTGCGGATGGAGGCGGCGGCGCCGGTATTGTCCCTTGCCGGCGCCGTCCTGGCCGTGGAGGGATTCGGACGCCTCTATCGCGAGCAGATGCTCGGTACCTTGATGCGCCAGGGTGCCGCCCAGGCGGCTCAGGTGGTTCGTTCGGGAACGCTGGCCGCTCTGCTGGCATCCGACTGGTTTGCAGGGCGTGAGATCACCGCCTTGGATGCCGTGCACTACGAACTGATGGCGTCCTCTGGGAGTACGGGATTGGGCGCCTTGCTCCTGCTGTATGAGATGTGGTCACTGCGTTACCGGGTGGCGTCTTCGGGGGATTGGACGCCGCCGGGCCGGAAGCAGCTTCTCAAGCTGGCGGTCAATACCTACATCAGTTACCTCCTCGCCTTCGCTTACGGCTCGCAGATGCTGACCCTCATCGTCGCCCGCATCCTTGGGGCTGAAGCGGCCGCGGTTTTCGGTTTCAGCACCAATTTTTCCGATCAGGTGCGCCGTTATCTGCCGACCGATCTCCTGCGCAGCGTCATTCAGCCCGCTTTGATCGCCTTTTTCAGCCGGCGCCGGGACTTCGGCGGTTTCATGGTGCGGGTAGGGGGCTGGTTCAAATCGTCCATGGTCCTGCTCATGCCGGTCATCCTTTATTTCATCGCCTTCGGCGGGATGGGAGCCGCGCTCCTGGGCGGAGAGCGTTTCCGGGAGGCGGGTCCCGTCATTGCGCTGATGCTGGTCGGCACTGCTCTGACGATACTGCGCAGGGTGGTCGAGTTGTCCTGCAATGCGGTGCTGGCCACCGACCTGTATGTCCGCTGGGGGGTGTGGCTGCTCGCAGTGCCGGTCATGGCGGTGCTCCTCTTGACCTCGGGCGGAAACTTGACCGAACTGATCATGCTCGTCATAGCCTCGGAAACTTTTTTCAATTTCGGCATCATCCTTGCCCTGCGGCGGCGGGGATACCCATTCAAATTGGCTTGGGGTGGGATGCTTCGTCTGGCTGCCTGGTATGGTGTGGGGGCCGGCGTACTGGTCTGGTCAGGCCCGCTGGTCCGCTTCGATATGCCGACGAGCGTTGCGGTCTGTCTGCTCCTCGGCGCGGTGGTGACGCTCGTGGCGAAGCCTTTGAGCGCCGACGAAGCGGCACTCATGTCGAACTGGAGTCCGCGCGGTGCAAGGTTGTTGTCACGTTTTCTGGCCGCATGAAGGGGTCCTCGAGGAAAGACGAACCATGCGCAAAGTTTTGGTGATCGGGCCGGGGACGACTGGCGGCATTGCTGCGGTGATCGAGGACTGTCTCCAACCGGATTTCGTCTCCCGCTGGAAAATCGAGCGTCTGTGCTCGTATGAGGGGCCCGGCCTTCTAACCCAGCTTCGTGTCATGGCGGTGGCGGGAGGGCGGTTGCTGGGCTGGCTCTTGGCGCGCCGTCTGGTCATCGTGCATGCCCATAGCGCTTCGCGCGGCAGTTTTTGGCGAAAGTCGGTGCTTTGCGCGTTGGCGGACCTGTTCGGCATCCCCTATGTTTTCCACGTCCACAGCGGCGAATTCGGCGTGTTCTATGACAGCGAGTGCGGCCCCGCGGCGAAATGGTGGGTACGGAGGACGCTGCGACGTGCCGCCTCCGTGATCGCCCTCACCGAAGCCTGGTCCAAGGTGCTGCTGGTTATCGAGCCGCGGGCGAGCATTCGGGTCATAGGCAATCCGGTGGCCGTTCACGATGCCCTGCCGGAGGAACGCGAGTCGGGGCGGCCGGAGGTGCTGTTCCTGGGGCGTTTGCGCGAGAAGAAAGGCGTCTTCGATCTGGTTCGGGCCATTCCCGTCGTGCTGAAACGTGTCCCGGACACCGTGTTCACGCTTGCCGGCGACGGCGAAATGGAGGCCGTCAGGCGGCTTGCGGTGGACCTGGGAGTCTCCGATGCCATTAAGCTGCCGGGCTGGATCAAGGATGCCGAGAAGGACGCCGAATTGTCGGCGGCCCGGGTGCTGGCCCTTCCCTCCTACTTCGAAGGGCTGCCCGTTTGCATTTTGGAAGCGATGGCGGGCGGTGTCCCAGTCGTGGCCACTTCGGTCGGAGGCATTCCCGAACTCCTCGCCGACGGAGAATGCGGTCTGCTGGTGCCTCCGGGTGACGTGGAAGCGTTGGCCGAGGCGCTGGTCCTGGTTCTGCAGGATGCCGCGCTACGCCGGAGGCTGCGCGAAAGTGCATTTCGCCGCGTGCTGAACTACTATGCAATTCCGAGCGTGTTATGCCAGCTCGATGCCGTTTACCGGAGTATCCTTGCCAACCGGCCGGCGGCAGGCGGCTAGGGACGGCCGGATTTTTGGCGGTTTAATTGCATCTAACTTGGAAAATACGGCGACTGGTCCGCCGATCGGGTCGCCGAGGCCCGTATATACGGGCGAAAGTCATCAGGACCTAAATAAGGGGGGTAGCATGGGCGGGAATCCAGACTTGTTGTTATCGGGCAGTGTCTCATCGTCGCGTCGCCACGTTTTTCGGCGCGTCGCCGGTGTCTTCGTATTCATCGTGCTGGCTTCGTCGCTGCAAGCTGCCACGGCAGCGAAAGTCAAAGCTCAGAGATCCAAGGCTAAACCGACTCCGACTCCAACGGCGACGCCAACACCGACTCCCACGCCGACCCCGGTTTCTTCGCCGACTCCGACACCCACACCGGAGGCGGGTGCCACCATCACCGGTTCGGTTTTTGTGGCTTCCGATCCGTACGACATCATCGTCGGCAGCCAGACCCAGCGCATCGACCTGAGCGGCAAGCCACGCACTTTCGACTTTGGCGGATCGGTCCCTTTCGTCAATCCGACCATAGGTATCGCCGACTTCGATACGATCAATTATTGGGATGCCGCGGCGGGCCAAGCCAAGGTCATCAATGGCTGGACCGTCACCGATGCCGGTATCCCGGGACGGGTGTTCAAGATCGATGGCTACACGGCTGTCGGCTATAAAGCCGGTGATGGTGTGGTAGAGGGAGCTCTTAGATCCCAGATGAACAGCTACTATGTTCCCTCCAGGCAAAGGTTCGTCTGGGACCTGTGTGTACGATTCGGAGGGTCCGATTTGACCAAGCCCTGGACATTTATGCCTCGCGACAGCCATCCAGGGCTTATTTGGCAGATAAAGCCGGACGATTTCCCTCCATCGATTGGCATGGTAGTCGACACCGATCCGGCCAACAGCCAGCGATTGGCGATACATATCGACGGCAGTATAGGGCCGGAGCTCAAGCACGAGCGGCTTGGGATAATAACAGGATTGCTGCCGCAGCAGGATATCAATATAGTTATCGATGCCTATCTTGATGACCGTCCCATTGCGAAAGGTGGGCAAGGTTATTTCAAGGCGTGGATCAATGGGACACTAGTCGCCAATGCGGTTGGTGCCACCCTCGTTCCAAATGCCTCGTCTCCACACTATTGGTCGATGGCGATGTACCTTTATAACGATACCGCACCACTGCAGTTTGATTATTTCGGATATTGGAAGCGGGCGCGGATGATAGTGCCGAACTGATCTTTCCTTTTCATGGATTATCGAAGGAGCAACAGCCAATCGATGGATAACCGAAGCAAGCGGCCGCGTATCCTTGCGGTTGCGTCCGGCGGCGGGCACTGGATGCAGTTGATGCGGCTCCGGGATGCCCTCCTCGGGGGCGACATGGCGTTCGTAGCGACCCATTTTTCGGATTATCGGAAAAGTATCCCGCCGGGCGCGCGGTTTTATCTGGTAACGGATGCCAACAAGAAGGATTGGCTGCGGGGGACGCTGCTGATCTGCGAATTGTTCTGGATCATTCTCCGCGAGCGGCCCGATGTCGTGATCTCGACCGGTGCCGCGCCAGGCTATTTCGCTTTGCGTTTCGGCAGGCTGCTGGGTGCGCGTACCGTCTGGGTCGACAGTATCGCCAACGTGGGCAGAATGTCGCTGTCCGGTCGCCTCGTGCGCCGCTATGCGGATTTGTGGCTGACCCAATGGGCACACCTCGCGCGCCCCGAAGGGCCGCATTACATCGGAGCGGTCCTTTGATTTTTCTGACGGTGGGTTCCCAGGTACCGTTCGATCGGCTGTCCCGCTCCGTCGACGCTTGGGCCGCAAGGAATCCTCAGACGGAAGTCTTCGGGCAGATTGGCCGTACCGCCTGGCGGCCGGCAGCGATGCAATGGGCCGAGGTGCTGAGTGCGGACGAGTACTTGGAGCTCTTGAAGCGGGCGAGAGTGATTGTCGCGCATGCCGGCATGGGAACCGTCATCAGTGCGGCCGAGCACGGCAAGCCCCTGATCGTCATGCCGCGGCGCGCCGATCTGGGGGAGCATCGCAACGATCATCAGGAATTTACGGCGAAGTGGCTGATGACCCGTTCCGGCATCAGCGTCGTTCACGGGGAGGACGAACTTCAGCAATTGTTGGACAAGGCCGGTACGCTCGTGCTTCCGGACAGCCTGGGTTCGGAAGCCTGCGAGAGGATGGTCACGGTTCTACGCGAGTTCATTTTCGAGGGCGTAAAGCCTTTTCAATAGCCTCATTCAAACCTGCCATGGCTCATTCGAGCCTGTAGCATCAGCGGTACGCCGTGGTTCGGCGGCGGTTTCTCTTTTGGGGCTCTGCCGTCAGAGTCCTCCGGTGGCAAAGCATCCCCACCCCCAGCGCAGCCATTCGATCAGCGCGTAGGCCAGTCATAGGGCCCAGGCCAGCATGAGCAGCCGGTAGGCAAACAGCGGAACCGAGATGACCCAAGGCTCGGGCAGCAGAGGGCCGCTCCGGTCCGTATACCAGTTGAGCCGATACGCGTTGGAGTCATAGCCCGTGATTCCCATGTCGGACAGGCCGAGCAGCCCTTGATGCATGGCTGACAGCAGGATGCTCAGCGCTAGTTCGGAGTCGGTTGCACGGTTGCCCGGCCGGGTCTCAAGCGTGTTGCTTTCGATCGTCAGCGTGTTGCCCGGGAGGGGCGGTGGGCGGCTGATCTGCAGGGTCACCGTCTCCCCCAGCTAGGGGCGCCATTCGGGCAGCCAGACGTCGAGTTCGAGCCGGGAGCCGGGTCGAGATTTCCATCGGAATGGCGTCTCGCAGCAGGTGGACGACCTTGAGCCTGAGCGGCGAGGTTTCCGGTGCGGAGCCTTCAGGGGGCTTGCGCAGCCACACTTGAGCCTGTTCGCCGATGGACGAAAACGCTATCGCCCGACCGCCGACGCTGAACCCGACCAGGCCGGTTTCGCCGGAAAGGCGCAGGGTTTCGGGCAGGGTGGTCCATGCGGGGACGACGCAGGCCACTAGGACCCAGAATGCGATGTATCGAACCATTGGATCGCTCCTCGCCGATGTTGTCCCCGACTTTAGGCGTAGCAGAGGCGTCGGGCAAGAGCACCGTGCGTCAGTCTTCCCGCAGCGCGGCCTCGGTCTTCTCGTGGATACCGCCGAAACTTCCATTGCTCATGAAGACCACGTGATCGCCCGCCCGGCATTCTTGCCGCAAGCGTTCCACGATGGCGCCGATGCTGTCGCAAGTGATGATCCGGTTGGAGGCACCAGCAATTTTCGCGACATCCCATCCAAGGTCGGGAGACTGGTAAAGGACGGCGAGGTCGGCGGGCGCCAGGGATGCTGCGAGCGTGTCGGCATGTACGCCCATCCGCATGGTGTTGGAGCGCGGTTCCACGACCGCAATGACGCGTGCGCCATCGACCCGCGAGCGCAATCCTTCGAGTGTGGTCGCAATCGCCGTGGGATGATGGGCGAAATCGTCGTAAAGGGTGATGCCGCGGATCTCGGCGCGCACCTCGAGGCGGCGTTTGACGCTCTGGAACCGGCTCAAGGCGGAAATGGCCGCCACCGGTTCGATGCCGGCATGGTGGGCCGCGGCGATGGCGGACAGCGCGTTTAGCATGTTGTGGCGGCCGGAGAGCTGCCAATGGATTGTGCCTAGCCGTTTTTCGCGGAACACCACGTCGAACCGGCTCCCGTCTTCGGCCAGCGGGTATGCCTGCCAGTCGGCGGCGGTGTCGGGTCCCAGGGCAGTTTTCTCAACCGGTGTCCAGCATCCCATCCTGAGCACTTCGGCCAGGTTTTCGTCCCGCTCCGGAACCACCAGTAGGCCATTGCCCGGCACACTGCGTACCAGGTGATGGAACTGCCGCTGGATCGCAGCGAGGTCGGGGAAGATGTCGGCGTGGTCGTATTCGAGGTTGTTCAAGATCGTGGTGCGCGGGCGGTAATGGACGAACTTGGAGCGCTTGTCGAAGAACGCGGTATCGTATTCGTCTGCTTCCACCACGACAAACCGGCCTTCGCCGATGCGGGCGGAAACGCCGAAATTGAGCGGCACGCCGCCGATCAGGAAGCCCGGCTTTTGCCCGTCGTGTTCGAGTATCCAGGCCAGCATGCTGGTAGTGGTTGTCTTGCCATGGGTGCCCGCGACCGCCAGCACCCAGCGCCCCTTGAGCACATAGTTGTAGAGCCACTGTGCGCCTGAAGTGTAGGCCAGCCCCATGTTCAGCACGGCCTCGACCTCCGGGTTACCGCG
This genomic window contains:
- a CDS encoding undecaprenyl-phosphate glucose phosphotransferase; protein product: MNQTGAPSVFESPLVFLLKTLFAPVVASGVFLASLRFEEYPLEGANILMFFLVFIIVSYTFKVTRLNDRLTARSFFETAFDTLARWLVTLALVALLTYIAGIEDFLDEPGFLAWAGATPFILLFGQLAVGPMVRIYFRRYGAHRKAVIVGVTEMGVKLAEAIRNHTFLRTDVLGFFEDRPADRTADPGDLPVLGRTADLPAFLRQHEVHAVYITLPIARQPRILELLDNLKDSTVSVYFVPDLFMTDLLQARWDTLAGIPVMAVCESPFIGIRGLSKRLMDIVGATVALVLLAPVMLVIALAIRLSSPGPVLFKQRRYGEDGEPIFVYKFRSMTVCEDGGTVIQAKQGDARVTPLGAFLRKTSLDELPQFLNVLQGTMSLVGPRPHAVAHNELYRGLIKGYMVRHKVKPGITGWAQVNGLRGETETVEKMAERIRYDLEYLRNWSLWLDLWILLKTVGVVLKQKNAY
- the epsE gene encoding polysaccharide export protein EpsE, with translation MSRKIRSAVNAALSCIVLALGLMAGWGGVAGDAPLSGAGDYRLGPGDVVRISVFNYPELAMETRISQTGNITFPLTGPIAIGDLTAAEAEGRIAGKLREGGYLSDPHVTVVVSQFKAREVAVMGQVKNPGKYPIEKQSRVMDMLAAAGGVTTVDAGDTATLLRASGEKRVIDLKALFDGDPSQNPEVAAGDTLFVPKAPQFYVYGEVQRPGAYRLQRGMTVSQAISAAGGLTPRGTDTWPAPIVKRRDANGVEQETSVDGSYVLQPDDVLYLRERWF
- the epsF gene encoding chain length determinant protein EpsF produces the protein MSANRLILIFLARWRVFGWTLAVTVLTTLVASVAMSKTYTASTTVVIDYKGGDPLTGSAFPSDLMAGYLATQVDIIGSHAVAARVADALKLSEVPAYRDRFEQVARKTGACAVFRDWAADKLLEDLDVSPSRESDVITISFAASDPSFATDVANAFAQTSIRANVELKLEPVKRQAAWFDEQVLALRSALEKAQAELSSYQVAHGVLAAGDKLDVETAHLSDLSAQLAAAKGQMYDGEARVRQMREATARGGVDALPDLLQNPALQALKAELTRAEARLAEVGSRYDWNHPQRRAVAAEAASLRKKLAAEVANATGAIERAAELARQRVADLERAVAEQRKRILERGAEQDKLSVLQREVENAQRVYDAALQRASQLQLESRLEGTNIVVLSPAVPPLKPSKPKVALNLALSVILGSGLGLAFVLLFEFKDRRIRSAEDVIDELGLPLLAEMPPERTVRPRFFRLAVPSALQG
- the epsG gene encoding chain length determinant protein tyrosine kinase EpsG: MKNPPSSEGPALPRSDVQLGQLLLHAGKLSEKDIEAIGVKQREDGLRFGEAALRLGLISEDDLRQALARQFAHPCLPDSDTSVDAELIAAFCPPGPEGEALRDLRSILMLRWFDGHRRLLALTSGRPGEGCGRLAANLAVAFSQLGERTLLIDTNLREPELHRLFKLRGDPGLSGVLAGRHSPEKATSGIPALGDLSVLPAGAPPPNPQELLSRASFIRLLDAAAEQYDIVLLNTPPALESADARIVATRAAGCIIVVRRDATRLGDAAALTDQLSGAGVEVLGAVLTS
- a CDS encoding glycosyltransferase; the protein is MNIRLLYLTREPFPTFRVDVATLFGRYLPKFGVYSDVVALQEGEVGEHAWEAGGVFTRTARSRWGRIWARLMLALDLFRLARADYAAVQVRDRIVGALIGLWAARLWRKPFYYWMSFPFPEYWSERGSPDPSRLVGAGRRLLFRLRGRLSAWLLYRRVLPAADHIFVQSDAMRTLLASHGLPAARMTPVPMGATIPDRIEDIPPADDPRLAGRRVIVYLGALERARRSEVMLEAMAAVRDEFPTALLVCVGDAEEEIERLWFDGLVGQLGLQDHVLFTGWLPGEKARRYLRNAEIGLSPCARTPSLEVASPTKVIEYMAWGVPVVANDLPDQAYLIGETGGGICVPLTPEGFAAGILQLLRDPAAARRMGEAGRRAIPALRSYEVIARNLAGKYRQLAAGEAR